In Sedimenticola thiotaurini, the following proteins share a genomic window:
- the gcvH gene encoding glycine cleavage system protein GcvH, with amino-acid sequence MQLPDDRRYSPEHVWALVENNELVVGITDHAQSALGSVVSLDLPAKGQNICTSDICGTIESMKTASDLIAPLNARVVDINDSVEMDPEMINEDPYGEGWLLRLTEFDMEEYHKLLDAGSYQELIE; translated from the coding sequence ATGCAGTTACCTGATGATCGTCGTTACAGCCCGGAGCATGTCTGGGCATTAGTGGAAAACAATGAACTGGTAGTCGGTATCACCGACCACGCTCAATCCGCTCTGGGCAGCGTGGTGAGCCTGGATCTTCCGGCTAAGGGACAAAACATCTGCACCAGCGACATATGCGGGACCATCGAGTCCATGAAGACCGCCTCTGATCTGATCGCCCCACTCAATGCCAGGGTGGTGGATATCAACGACAGTGTGGAGATGGACCCGGAAATGATAAACGAAGATCCCTATGGCGAAGGCTGGTTATTGCGCCTGACAGAGTTTGACATGGAGGAGTATCACAAGCTGCTGGATGCGGGCTCTTATCAGGAGTTGATTGAATAA